The stretch of DNA ACGATGCGGAGCACCTCCGCACTGCAGACATCCTCGAAGGTGACCCGCAAATCAACAACCGTATCCGCCCTGCTTCCAGCACCCGGAGCGAGGAACTGGCTAAAATTTACCGAGACGTCAGCGAATAATTATAAATTGGCGCGACGGACTTACCCTCAGTCATCATACCAAAAATGAATACACTCGCCTTCTTGCAAAATCTGAGTGGCTACGAGATCCTTCTGATCTTCCTGGTCGTTCTTCTCTTCTTTGGCGCCAAGCGCCTCCCTGAGCTCTTTCGCTCCATGGGCAAGTCCGTGAAGGAATTCAAGAAAGCCACCCAAGAGATCGAGGACG from Coraliomargarita parva encodes:
- a CDS encoding Sec-independent protein translocase subunit TatA/TatB; translated protein: MNTLAFLQNLSGYEILLIFLVVLLFFGAKRLPELFRSMGKSVKEFKKATQEIEDEVRNAMDSEDEPKKPSQPAQPKVEASENTKDKEKS